One Manihot esculenta cultivar AM560-2 chromosome 6, M.esculenta_v8, whole genome shotgun sequence DNA segment encodes these proteins:
- the LOC110616841 gene encoding uncharacterized protein LOC110616841, translating to MPRSSRHKSSKHSSRDARDYSDSEKDSSSKDRKSKEESTARVSKDSGSGEKRKLDSKENKDSFGSGDGDYTEEYPSLKRFKERPMNGVNDRWNGGDDDRGEVTKKLKEKSGESRSKRRDESARAYGESEEAVKKSSGKSEGKHRESSSRKEGREGGTERDREKEKERDRRGKEGRSDKLVDGQDLRAVKQASEKTELHTRDALQSPELESLPDKRSRRRRDGSGDGDKHQDGIGESNDRRLSSRENVGKDGRAKDEKEKHKDERYRDKYSEDVGRENRYRDDKQRDERASKDQINSRSDDKNLRDDKHAIDVKLKKYKLQDGDREHEHDHIFDLGWDHDHDIDGESSHCDRHRDRDRDRDHGRDHDRDWDCDQDGDHERDRGRERDRDRNLDYDDRRAIRYKDSRGRKLSPDDHDDYNDVRSRGVKTLALDVEKKLLSNSRVESDADRGRSQSHQAHRDNTTTSNKRRASPNTSSFGAADEYRKFNQEELKQRDAPIEQSSKSISSRDANSLPGVSDRASRYRSAEKPTKVDDGNIGELSLERSSRSKASPMGLADRSPSSSSLECRYTNRSGVRRSLDIEESGRRRSGSMGPRDMPYGDDSSNWDLPLEKSLADESTSVDSSFYNRNSQSNSALIPPSAFRGGVGSPSFMGSLEEDGRINSGARHKRSADPNMARGQGNVWRGAPNWSSSVPNGYIPFQHGPHHGGFQAMMPQFPAPPVFGVRPPMDINHSGFPYHIPDADRFSSHLRPLGWQHMMDGSGPAHMHGWDGRNGVFRDESHIYGGTEWDHSRHSMNGREWENSSDIWKGQNGDMKMDLPSTSLKEDFRVQAPGEDVLAGQEGQRSQNESSYHGVQEKIIETRVAAAPSAKKSYKSSPETTHLQEPDHPKLPSNDSVAHFYCAYLSKLDISTELTDPELHSQFMSVFNVEQSATADEDTAFLVNLKDGAKAVPKSSKTLLSSPLFPATSAAVFQRAMDIYKRQRVSLSLPMANGGKVDIILAPRIEEQVPVNDLDVGGEPVLDHNEEISDVQMLNLDEEKVKVHASISREKGNLEVACSQELAVHAHTSNLRLESASQALSHDIPEEPMMIFSGDKVDKMSSEMVNSEDKQGDFVSTPDDVPNADQVLPTDGQKMDENRKMEGSNTYNRAEEGEGVGNAICGSVIFSDGSPKASGALMPGSNEPESVILRRIHHSPESTH from the exons ATGCCGCGAAGTTCACGCCACAAATCCAGCAAACATAGTTCGAGAGATGCGAGGGACTACTCAGATTCTGAGAAGGACTCGAGTTCCAAGGACAGAAAGAGCAAAGAGGAGAGTACTGCTAGGGTTTCTAAGGACTCTGGTTCCGGGGAAAAGAGAAAGCTCGATTCCAAGGAGAATAAAGATTCATTTGGCTCCGGAGATGGGGATTATACAGAGGAATATCCGTCATTAAAGCGGTTTAAAGAGAGACCTATGAACGGTGTAAATGATAGGTGGAATGGCGGAGATGATGATAGAGGCGAGGTGACAAAGAAGTTGAAGGAGAAGTCGGGTGAATCCAGGAGTAAGAGGAGAGATGAGAGTGCTAGAGCATATGGTGAGAGTGAGGAGGCGGTGAAAAAGAGTAGTGGAAAGAGTGAGGGAAAGCATAGGGAATCAAGTAGTCGAAAGGAAGGGAGAGAAGGTGGAACTGAGAGGGACAGGGAAAAGGAAAAGGAGAGGGATAGGAGAGGTAAGGAAGGGAGGAGTGATAAATTGGTTGATGGCCAAGACCTGCGTGCAGTGAAGCAAGCATCTGAAAAAACTG AGTTGCATACACGTGATGCATTGCAAAGCCCTGAATTGGAAAGCCTGCCTGATAAACGAAGTAGGAGAAGACGGGATGGTTCTGGTGATGGAGATAAGCACCAGGATGGTATCGGAGAGTCCAATGACAGGCGATTGTCTTCAAGGGAGAATGTTGGCAAGGATGGTAGGGCAAAGGATGAGAAGGAGAAGCACAAGGATGAGAGATATAGAGACAAGTACAGTGAAGATGTGGGCAGGGAAAACAGGTACCGTGATGACAAGCAAAGGGATGAACGTGCTTCAAAAGATCAAATTAATAGCAGATCTGATGATAAGAACTTGAGAGATGATAAACATGCTATAGATGTTAAACTGAAGAAATATAAGCTTCAAGATGGTGATCGAGAGCACGAGCATGATCATATTTTTGATCTCGGTTGGGACCATGATCATGATattgatggtgaaagttctcaTTGTGACCGACATAGGGACCGTGATAGAGATCGAGATCATGGCCGTGATCATGATCGTGATTGGGATTGTGATCAGGATGGAGACCATGAACGAGACCGGGGCCGAGAGCGTGACCGAGACAGAAATCTTGACTATGATGATCGAAGAGCTATCAGATACAAAGATAGCAGGGGAAGGAAGCTATCTCCTGATGATCATGATGATTATAATGATGTTAGATCTAGAGGTGTCAAAACACTTGCTCTTGACGTGGAAAAGAAATTGTTGAGCAACAGTAGAGTTGAGTCTGATGCTGACAGGGGAAGGTCTCAATCACATCAAGCTCACCGAGACAACACTACAACCAGCAATAAGAGGAGAGCTTCCCCCAATACCAGTTCATTTGGAGCTGCAGATGAGTACAG GAAATTTAATCAGGAAGAACTAAAGCAAAGGGATGCTCCGATAGAACAGAGTTCCAAATCAATTTCTTCAAGAGATGCTAATAGTTTGCCAGGAGTATCAGATAGAGCTTCCAGGTACAGATCTGCTGAGAAGCCTACTAAAGTGGATGATGGCAATATTGGAGAGTTGTCTTTGGAAAGATCTTCCAGATCTAAAGCTTCACCCATGGGCCTGGCTGATAGATCCCCTTCATCATCAAGTCTGGAGTGCAGATACACCAATAGGTCTGGTGTTAGGCGGAGTCTTGACATTGAAGAATCAGGAAGGAGGAGAAGTGGCTCCATGGGTCCAAGGGATATGCCTTATGGTGATGACAGTTCAAATTGGGATTTACCTTTGGAAAAGTCTCTGGCTGATGAGTCAACTTCAGTTGATTCATCCTTTTACAACAGAAATAGCCAAAGCAACTCTGCTTTGATTCCTCCATCTGCTTTCAGGGGTGGAGTTGGAAGCCCTTCCTTTATGGGTTCACTGGAAGAAGATGGTAGAATTAATAGTGGTGCCCGCCACAAGAGGAGTGCTGATCCAAATATGGCAAGAGGGCAAGGAAATGTTTGGAGGGGTGCTCCAAACTGGTCTTCCTCTGTGCCAAATGGCTACATTCCTTTCCAACATGGGCCACATCATGGAGGTTTTCAAGCCATGATGCCCCAGTTTCCAGCTCCTCCTGTGTTTGGAGTCAGACCCCCAATGGACATCAACCACTCTGGGTTTCCTTATCATATTCCTGATGCTGACAGGTTTTCCAGCCATCTGCGCCCTCTTGGATGGCAGCACATGATGGATGGCTCGGGGCCTGCTCACATGCATGGATGGGATGGACGTAATGGTGTATTTAGGGATGAATCACATATATATGGGGGAACAGAATGGGACCATAGCAGGCATTCAATGAATGGTCGAGAGTGGGAAAACAGTTCTGACATTTGGAAGGGGCAAAATGGTGATATGAAGATGGATTTGCCATCGACATCCCTGAAAGAGGATTTTCGAGTGCAGGCCCCTGGGGAAGATGTTCTAGCTGGCCAGGAAGGTCAAAGGTCACAAAATGAAAGTAGTTATCATGGGGTTCaggaaaaaattattgaaacaaGGGTAGCTGCAGCTCCATCAGCAAAAAAATCTTACAAGTCATCACCTGAAACTACCCATTTGCAGGAACCTGATCATCCTAAATTACCAAGTAATGATAGTGTTGCTCATTTTTACTGTGCTTATCTTTCCAAGCTGGACATTTCAACTGAACTTACTGATCCAGAGCTGCACAGTCAGTTTATGAGTGTGTTTAATGTAGAACAGAGTGCTACTGCTGATGAAGACACTGCCTTCCTTGTAAATTTGAAG GATGGTGCAAAAGCAGTACCAAAAAGTTCCAAGACCTTGTTGAGCTCCCCACTTTTTCCTGCCACAAGTGCTGCTGTTTTTCAG AGAGCAATGGACATTTACAAGAGGCAGAGAGTAAGTTTGAGCCTGCCAATGGCTAATGGTGGAAAAGTAGATATTATTTTAGCCCCCAGGATAGAGGAGCAAGTGCCTGTTAATGATTTGGACGTAGGAGGAGAGCCAGTTTTAGATCACAATGAAGAAATATCTGATGTGCAGATGCTGAACTTGGATGAGGAGAAAGTGAAGGTTCATGCTTCAATTTCTCGTGAGAAAGGGAATTTGGAAGTGGCTTGCAGCCAGGAGCTAGCTGTTCATGCTCATACCTCTAATCTTAGGCTGGAATCGGCCAGTCAAGCTCTTAGTCATGATATCCCAGAAGAGCCCATGATGATTTTCAGTGGTGATAAGGTAGACAAGATGTCAAGTGAGATGGTCAATTCAGAAGATAAACAGGGAGATTTTGTTTCCACTCCTGATGATGTTCCCAATGCTGACCAAGTTTTACCCACAGATGGGCAAAAAATGGATGAGAATCGGAAGATGGAGGGTAGTAATACATATAATCGTGCTGAAGAAGGGGAGGGAGTTGGTAATGCTATATGTGGTAGTGTAATTTTTTCTGATGGTTCCCCCAAGGCATCTGGGGCTTTGATGCCTGGGTCAAATGAGCCTGAGTCGGTAATTTTAAGACGGATACATCATTCTCCTGAAAGTACACATTGA